In the genome of Granulibacter bethesdensis CGDNIH1, one region contains:
- the purE gene encoding 5-(carboxyamino)imidazole ribonucleotide mutase, translating to MNAVHSSSSPLVGIIMGSQSDWPTMVHAAETLTKLGIPHEKRIVSAHRTPDRLADYARTASSRGLKVVIAGAGGAAHLPGMCAAWTRLPVLGVPVESHALKGMDSLMSIVQMPGGIPVGTLAIGKAGAINAALLAASILALSDAALATRLDEWRAAQTASVAETVDETASLPR from the coding sequence ATGAACGCCGTGCATAGTTCCTCCTCCCCGCTGGTCGGGATCATCATGGGCAGCCAGTCCGACTGGCCAACCATGGTGCATGCTGCCGAGACCCTGACCAAACTCGGCATCCCGCATGAAAAGCGCATCGTCTCCGCGCATCGGACGCCGGATCGGCTGGCTGATTATGCGCGTACGGCGTCCAGCCGGGGTCTGAAAGTCGTTATCGCCGGGGCTGGCGGAGCAGCCCATCTGCCCGGCATGTGCGCGGCATGGACGCGCCTGCCCGTTCTGGGCGTTCCGGTGGAATCCCACGCCCTGAAGGGCATGGACAGCCTGATGTCCATCGTCCAGATGCCCGGCGGCATTCCGGTCGGCACGCTGGCCATCGGCAAGGCCGGTGCCATCAACGCCGCTCTGCTGGCTGCCTCCATCCTCGCCCTGTCCGACGCCGCCCTGGCGACGCGGCTCGATGAATGGAGGGCTGCCCAGACCGCATCGGTTGCTGAAACAGTAGACGAAACAGCCTCTCTTCCGCGATAA
- a CDS encoding MgtC/SapB family protein has product MRFIETFDPQSYADTAISLTAAFLLATLIGAERQYRQRTAGLRTNVLVSIGAATFVDLAMRIEGSEGAVRVIAYVVSGIGFLGAGVIMKEGMNVRGLNTAATLWCSAAVGSCAGADMVAEAALLTLFVMIGNTLLRPLANAINRTPFNEMASEAHYEVRVICPSAEIPQTRDLLAEFLEDHKYSAASIDERKGPNDTGELVAQLVSTAVNPQEMDQMMEELLTRSGVLHAGWEVSTRD; this is encoded by the coding sequence GTGCGTTTCATCGAGACCTTTGATCCCCAATCCTATGCCGATACGGCGATCAGCCTGACAGCCGCCTTTCTGCTTGCGACATTGATCGGGGCAGAGCGGCAATACCGGCAGCGGACCGCCGGTCTGCGCACCAATGTGCTGGTCTCCATCGGTGCTGCTACCTTCGTCGATCTGGCCATGCGTATTGAAGGTTCCGAAGGCGCTGTGCGTGTCATCGCCTATGTCGTTTCCGGTATCGGCTTTCTGGGTGCGGGTGTGATCATGAAGGAGGGGATGAATGTTCGCGGCCTTAACACGGCTGCGACCCTCTGGTGTTCGGCGGCGGTTGGTAGTTGTGCGGGAGCGGATATGGTGGCTGAGGCTGCCCTGCTGACGTTATTCGTCATGATCGGTAATACGCTGCTGCGTCCTCTGGCCAATGCCATCAACCGTACTCCATTCAATGAAATGGCATCGGAAGCGCATTATGAAGTGAGGGTGATCTGTCCCTCTGCGGAGATTCCACAAACGCGCGACCTGCTGGCTGAATTTCTTGAGGATCATAAATACAGTGCCGCATCGATTGACGAGCGGAAAGGGCCGAATGATACCGGGGAACTGGTCGCGCAATTGGTCAGTACTGCAGTCAATCCGCAGGAAATGGATCAGATGATGGAAGAACTGCTGACCCGTTCAGGGGTGCTCCATGCTGGATGGGAAGTCAGCACACGGGACTGA
- a CDS encoding 5-(carboxyamino)imidazole ribonucleotide synthase, with protein sequence MTIALPPNATIGIIGGGQLGRMSALAAARLGYRCHILSDAPDSPAIQVSAAHTIGAYDDPQALRAFANAVDVVTFEFENVSAEGLDLLASLKPVHPSPTILRISQDRLAEKTFLNDAGIPTAPWHAVTSRAELDEAVTALGYPCILKTTRLGYDGKGQARLNGPDDLDEAWETLSPRPLVLEGFVDFAMEISVVVARSASGTIAAFDTVENRHRHHILDLTLAPARVPEETARAAQTIARKVAEALGLIGLLAVEMFVDAQGRVLVNEIAPRPHNSGHWTMDACPASQFEMHIRAVAGLPLPPAIRHSDAVMRNLVGPEDVALWPDILATPGLIPHLYGKAEARPGRKMGHVNRLFPRGALPGDLGIADALGKLAREAE encoded by the coding sequence ATGACAATTGCCCTTCCCCCCAATGCCACCATCGGCATCATCGGTGGCGGCCAGCTTGGCCGTATGTCCGCCCTGGCGGCTGCTCGCCTTGGCTATCGCTGCCATATCCTGAGCGATGCACCGGATTCTCCCGCCATTCAGGTCTCTGCCGCCCATACGATCGGGGCCTATGACGATCCGCAGGCTCTTCGCGCCTTTGCCAATGCCGTCGATGTGGTGACGTTCGAGTTCGAAAATGTCAGCGCCGAAGGGCTGGATCTGCTGGCCTCCCTGAAACCGGTCCATCCCTCCCCCACCATCCTGCGTATCAGTCAGGATCGTCTGGCGGAAAAGACCTTCCTGAATGATGCCGGCATCCCTACCGCGCCGTGGCATGCCGTCACCAGCCGGGCCGAGCTGGATGAGGCTGTTACAGCGCTCGGTTATCCCTGCATCCTGAAAACCACCCGGCTTGGCTATGACGGCAAGGGTCAGGCACGGCTCAACGGGCCGGATGATCTGGATGAAGCGTGGGAGACTCTGTCTCCACGCCCGCTGGTGCTGGAAGGCTTCGTAGATTTCGCGATGGAAATCAGTGTCGTCGTGGCCCGCAGTGCCTCCGGCACTATTGCCGCATTTGATACGGTGGAAAACCGCCATCGCCATCATATTCTGGACCTGACGCTTGCCCCTGCCCGCGTGCCGGAGGAAACAGCCCGGGCTGCCCAGACCATCGCCCGTAAAGTGGCAGAAGCGCTTGGGCTGATCGGCCTGTTAGCCGTCGAAATGTTCGTGGATGCGCAGGGGCGCGTGCTGGTAAACGAAATCGCGCCGAGGCCCCATAATTCCGGGCACTGGACCATGGATGCCTGCCCGGCCAGCCAGTTCGAGATGCATATCCGTGCCGTGGCTGGTCTGCCCCTTCCCCCGGCAATCCGCCATTCCGATGCAGTCATGCGCAATCTGGTGGGTCCGGAAGATGTTGCGCTGTGGCCGGACATTCTCGCCACACCCGGACTGATCCCGCATCTTTATGGCAAAGCCGAAGCCAGGCCGGGCCGCAAGATGGGGCATGTCAACCGATTGTTCCCACGCGGCGCCCTTCCCGGCGATCTGGGAATTGCGGATGCGCTGGGAAAACTGGCCAGAGAGGCGGAATAA
- a CDS encoding TonB-dependent receptor, whose protein sequence is MSRLAFSPRLTIPLSSLLRGGSATLLGSTVLAGGLCGFVHFAEAADLSSADVSLPPLSVVSNALDQARSQIQPSLGATTYHFSRTALETIPQGDNAPLQQVLLQAPGVAQDSFGQIHIRGDHGNVQYRLNGVQLPEGLSVFGQVLETRFAHSLSLIMGALPAQYGFREAGVVDIVTKNGTTDPGGQISVYGGARDYFQPSFAYGGRKGAVDYFLTGDYLLNRVGIENPTSSFNAIHDQSNQWHGMAQISGIINDTTRISTIVGSSTQHFQIPNRPGLLPSNGYSVNGIDTKDSATLNQRQREITNFAILSLQKHYDTVDVQSSVFSRYSSLYYAPDQIGELLFNGFSQSAARGVTSTGAQTDASWKVSDHHTVRGGFLATIERATFQTNSQVFATDDSGQVASGASPYSIYQGGGRTGGLYGIYLQDEWKILPRVTINYGARFDVVDEYTHENQLSPRVNIVWMPTDRTSVHAGYARYFTPPTFELLSTASIAAFQNTTAAAPGGLLNNTVKAERANYFDIGIDQQFLPGWRGGVDGYYKQATNLLDEGQFGAPIILTSFNYARGYVGGVQFDTTFDRGPWSVYANVAWSKAMGKDIVSAQFNFDPEELEQIKNSYIHLDHDQRITASAGAAYTFFHDTHHPLRMSGTMLFGSGLRSDGTVPNGSALPAYGTFNFSAVQTLDLGFGKSTQIRLDVINLFDSTYMLRDGTGVGVGAPQYGLRRTILAGLTQRF, encoded by the coding sequence ATGTCCCGCCTCGCCTTCTCGCCTCGTCTCACCATCCCGCTCAGTTCCCTTCTTCGGGGAGGCTCTGCCACCTTGCTCGGCAGCACGGTACTGGCAGGGGGATTATGCGGATTTGTCCACTTTGCCGAAGCGGCTGATCTGTCCTCGGCCGATGTCTCCCTGCCGCCGCTTTCCGTGGTGTCCAATGCGCTGGATCAGGCACGGAGTCAGATTCAACCCTCTCTGGGCGCAACAACCTACCATTTCAGCCGGACCGCACTGGAAACCATCCCGCAGGGAGATAATGCCCCGTTGCAGCAGGTGCTGCTGCAAGCCCCGGGCGTAGCGCAGGACAGTTTCGGCCAGATTCATATCCGCGGCGATCACGGGAATGTCCAGTATCGCCTCAACGGGGTGCAGTTGCCGGAAGGGCTGTCCGTGTTCGGGCAGGTGCTGGAAACACGCTTTGCGCACAGCCTGTCCCTGATCATGGGCGCTCTGCCGGCGCAATATGGCTTCCGGGAGGCCGGGGTCGTGGACATCGTGACCAAAAACGGCACCACCGATCCCGGCGGGCAGATCAGCGTTTATGGCGGTGCCCGCGATTATTTCCAGCCCAGCTTCGCTTATGGCGGTCGTAAAGGGGCCGTCGATTACTTCCTGACTGGTGACTACCTGCTGAACCGGGTGGGGATTGAAAACCCGACCAGTTCCTTCAATGCCATTCATGACCAGTCCAATCAGTGGCACGGCATGGCGCAGATTTCAGGTATCATCAACGATACCACCCGGATCAGCACGATCGTTGGATCATCCACGCAGCATTTCCAGATCCCGAACCGGCCCGGCCTGTTGCCCTCCAACGGATACAGCGTCAACGGAATTGATACCAAGGATAGCGCAACGCTCAATCAGCGTCAGCGCGAAATTACCAATTTCGCCATTCTGTCGCTGCAAAAACACTATGATACGGTAGACGTGCAAAGCTCCGTCTTCAGCCGTTACAGCAGCCTGTATTATGCGCCTGACCAGATTGGTGAATTGCTGTTCAACGGTTTTTCACAGTCGGCGGCGCGCGGTGTCACCTCCACTGGTGCGCAGACCGATGCAAGCTGGAAAGTTTCGGACCATCATACAGTGCGCGGCGGCTTTCTGGCGACGATCGAGCGCGCAACCTTCCAGACCAACAGCCAGGTTTTTGCTACGGATGACAGCGGGCAGGTTGCATCCGGTGCCTCTCCCTACTCCATCTATCAGGGTGGCGGCAGAACTGGGGGCCTGTATGGTATCTATCTACAGGACGAGTGGAAAATTCTGCCACGCGTGACCATCAATTATGGCGCCCGTTTCGATGTGGTCGATGAATATACGCACGAAAATCAACTCAGTCCCCGCGTCAACATTGTCTGGATGCCGACGGACCGGACCTCGGTACATGCCGGCTACGCCCGCTATTTTACCCCACCGACTTTCGAGTTGCTCAGCACGGCCTCCATTGCCGCATTCCAGAACACCACAGCGGCGGCCCCTGGCGGCCTGCTCAACAATACGGTCAAGGCCGAGCGTGCCAATTACTTCGATATCGGCATCGACCAACAATTCCTGCCCGGTTGGCGCGGTGGTGTTGACGGTTATTACAAGCAGGCCACCAACCTGCTGGATGAGGGCCAGTTCGGAGCACCGATCATCCTGACCTCGTTCAACTATGCGCGTGGCTATGTCGGCGGTGTCCAGTTCGATACCACCTTCGACCGTGGGCCATGGTCGGTCTACGCCAATGTTGCCTGGTCAAAGGCCATGGGCAAGGACATCGTCTCGGCCCAGTTCAATTTCGATCCGGAGGAGCTGGAACAAATTAAAAACAGCTATATCCATCTGGATCACGATCAGCGTATCACAGCCTCGGCCGGAGCGGCCTATACGTTCTTCCATGACACACATCATCCGCTGCGCATGTCCGGCACGATGCTGTTCGGCAGCGGTTTGCGTTCCGATGGCACAGTACCGAACGGAAGCGCCCTGCCTGCTTACGGAACATTCAATTTTTCAGCCGTCCAGACGCTCGATCTTGGTTTCGGCAAGAGCACCCAGATAAGGCTTGATGTCATCAACCTGTTCGACAGCACCTACATGCTGCGTGACGGCACCGGGGTCGGGGTTGGCGCACCACAATACGGGCTGCGCCGAACGATCCTGGCAGGGCTGACACAAAGATTCTGA
- a CDS encoding Hsp20 family protein, protein MNSFDFAPLFRSAIGFDRLAHLANTVSGNADVSSYPPYNIEKLSEDSYRLTMAVAGFEPTDLDVIVKDNALVVSGRLSNEQKESEVLYRGIAGRAFERRFVLADHMVVDSADLKNGLLHIGLKRIVPESAKPRKIEIGTSKEQQVLTQSVAQDNATQNQNGQAA, encoded by the coding sequence ATGAATAGTTTTGATTTTGCTCCGCTGTTCCGCAGTGCGATCGGGTTCGACAGGCTGGCGCATCTTGCCAATACTGTCTCCGGAAATGCTGATGTTTCGTCCTATCCGCCCTACAATATCGAAAAGTTGAGCGAGGACAGCTATCGCCTCACCATGGCGGTTGCAGGCTTTGAACCGACGGATCTCGATGTCATCGTGAAGGATAACGCCCTGGTTGTATCAGGCCGTCTTTCCAACGAGCAGAAGGAAAGTGAAGTTCTTTACCGCGGCATCGCCGGCCGCGCATTCGAGCGCCGGTTTGTACTGGCCGATCACATGGTGGTCGATTCTGCCGATCTAAAGAATGGATTGCTGCATATCGGCCTCAAAAGGATCGTGCCGGAAAGTGCAAAGCCCAGAAAAATCGAGATCGGAACTTCTAAGGAGCAGCAGGTCCTGACCCAGAGTGTTGCACAGGATAATGCAACACAAAATCAGAATGGGCAGGCAGCCTGA
- a CDS encoding dienelactone hydrolase family protein — protein MTSLIGGFSTAAGAAHADAIHTGTNGITAGEQRIKVSDGEIPAYVASPQGKGPFPTVLVIEEIFGVHEYIRDVCRRLAHAGFMAVAPELYARLGDLSKMSDVQTILRDVISKAPDATVFDDLDHAATWAAAHGGSADRLGVIGFCRGGRDVWLYATHNPKLKAAVAYYGPVKTEDTAIQPHSPLDVADQLKCPLLGLYGGQDKMIDPADVQKAADKATAAGKRVEIVNYYMADHGFHADYRPTYNEAVAKNAWNRTLAWLRDHGVR, from the coding sequence ATGACCTCTCTGATAGGTGGCTTCAGCACGGCGGCCGGAGCAGCCCATGCCGACGCTATTCATACCGGCACAAATGGGATCACAGCCGGTGAGCAGCGCATCAAGGTGAGTGACGGAGAAATCCCCGCCTATGTTGCGTCTCCGCAGGGCAAGGGACCATTCCCGACCGTGCTGGTGATCGAAGAAATCTTTGGCGTGCACGAATATATCCGCGATGTCTGCCGCCGTCTGGCCCATGCAGGGTTTATGGCCGTCGCGCCGGAGCTGTATGCGCGTCTGGGCGATCTGTCGAAAATGAGCGATGTGCAGACCATTCTGCGCGACGTCATCAGCAAGGCGCCCGATGCCACTGTGTTCGATGATCTGGATCATGCCGCCACCTGGGCTGCCGCGCATGGTGGCAGCGCCGACAGGCTCGGCGTGATCGGTTTCTGCCGTGGTGGCCGTGATGTGTGGCTGTACGCCACCCATAATCCGAAACTGAAAGCAGCCGTCGCCTATTACGGCCCGGTCAAGACCGAGGATACCGCGATCCAGCCGCACTCTCCGCTGGATGTGGCGGATCAGCTGAAATGTCCTCTCCTCGGGCTGTATGGTGGTCAAGACAAGATGATCGACCCGGCCGACGTTCAGAAAGCCGCCGACAAGGCAACAGCGGCCGGAAAGCGGGTGGAAATCGTCAATTACTACATGGCCGATCACGGTTTCCACGCTGATTACCGCCCGACCTATAACGAGGCGGTCGCTAAAAATGCATGGAATCGCACCCTCGCCTGGCTCCGCGATCACGGCGTCCGATAA
- a CDS encoding DUF1192 domain-containing protein — protein sequence MQDDDLPRPPTGSWPLILDPLGINELRDYIVHLKAEILRVEQAIARREAHRGGVEAIFKGLGPNGS from the coding sequence ATGCAGGATGATGATCTTCCCCGCCCTCCCACCGGTTCATGGCCGTTGATACTCGATCCGCTCGGGATCAATGAATTACGGGACTATATCGTCCACTTGAAAGCCGAGATTCTGCGGGTTGAACAGGCTATTGCCCGTCGAGAAGCCCATCGTGGCGGTGTCGAGGCGATTTTCAAAGGGCTTGGACCAAACGGCTCATAG
- a CDS encoding DUF465 domain-containing protein, whose product MSLTGRIESLRDRHAALENKIAQEDNRPRPDEDTLTRLKLEKLKLKEELDRLQQDHGEQA is encoded by the coding sequence ATGTCCCTGACTGGACGGATTGAGTCTCTGAGAGACCGTCATGCTGCCCTGGAAAACAAGATCGCCCAGGAAGATAACCGTCCCAGACCCGATGAGGATACTCTGACACGCCTCAAGCTGGAAAAGCTGAAGCTGAAGGAGGAGCTGGACAGGCTTCAGCAAGATCACGGAGAGCAGGCCTGA
- a CDS encoding NADP-dependent isocitrate dehydrogenase, which translates to MAKIAVKTPLVDLDGDEMTRIIWGFIKQKLILPYLDITLESYDLSIQNRDATDDAVTVDAANAIKRLGVGVKCATITPDEARVKEFGLKKMWRSPNGTIRNILDGTIFREPIICANVPRLVPHWSKPIVVGRHAYGDIYRAVELTVPGPGEVSLVYQPADGGPAQTLEVHRFTGEGVTMGMHNTRASIEGFARASFNYGLARGYPVYLSTKNTILKSYDGMFKDIFQTIYINEFREKFEKRNLHYEHRLIDDMVASALKWTGGYVWACKNYDGDVQSDIVAQGYGSLGLMTSVLMTPDGQTVESEAAHGTVTRHYREHQQGRPTSTNPIASIFAWTRGLAYRGRFDQTPDVTGFAETLERVCIETVESGIMTKDLALLIDKTHPWETTESFLKILDERLKKAMV; encoded by the coding sequence ATGGCGAAGATTGCGGTCAAAACGCCCCTCGTTGATCTCGACGGCGACGAGATGACCCGGATCATCTGGGGGTTCATCAAGCAGAAACTGATCCTGCCGTATCTGGATATCACGCTCGAATCCTACGATCTCAGCATCCAGAATCGTGATGCCACAGACGATGCCGTTACGGTGGATGCCGCCAACGCGATCAAGCGTCTGGGGGTTGGCGTCAAATGCGCCACCATCACACCGGATGAGGCACGGGTGAAGGAATTCGGCCTCAAGAAAATGTGGCGCAGCCCGAACGGCACCATCCGCAATATCCTCGACGGCACGATTTTCCGTGAGCCGATTATCTGCGCCAATGTCCCGCGTCTGGTTCCACACTGGAGCAAGCCGATCGTGGTCGGACGCCATGCCTATGGCGACATATACCGCGCTGTCGAACTGACTGTGCCAGGGCCGGGAGAGGTTTCTCTGGTCTATCAGCCCGCCGATGGAGGACCAGCCCAGACGCTGGAGGTGCATCGCTTTACCGGAGAAGGCGTCACCATGGGGATGCATAATACCCGCGCCTCCATCGAAGGCTTTGCCCGCGCATCGTTCAATTACGGTCTGGCGCGGGGATACCCGGTCTATCTCTCGACCAAGAACACCATCCTCAAATCCTATGACGGGATGTTCAAGGATATTTTCCAGACCATTTATATCAATGAGTTCCGGGAAAAATTCGAAAAGCGCAACCTGCACTACGAACACCGGTTGATTGACGACATGGTTGCCAGCGCCCTGAAATGGACCGGCGGTTATGTCTGGGCCTGCAAGAACTATGATGGAGATGTACAGAGCGATATCGTGGCACAGGGCTACGGTTCACTCGGGCTGATGACCAGCGTATTGATGACGCCGGATGGCCAGACCGTGGAAAGCGAGGCCGCTCATGGAACAGTCACCCGCCATTACCGGGAACACCAGCAAGGCCGTCCCACCTCCACCAACCCCATTGCCTCCATTTTCGCCTGGACACGCGGGTTGGCTTATCGGGGCCGGTTCGATCAGACCCCTGATGTAACGGGCTTTGCCGAAACGCTGGAGCGTGTCTGCATCGAAACCGTTGAATCAGGCATCATGACCAAGGATCTGGCTTTGCTGATCGACAAGACTCATCCGTGGGAAACTACGGAATCCTTCCTGAAAATTCTTGATGAACGGCTCAAGAAGGCCATGGTCTGA
- the rpmE gene encoding 50S ribosomal protein L31, protein MKSGIHPEYHEINVIMTDGTEFKTRSCYGQPGETLRLDIDPKSHPAWTGVQRMLDTGGQVAKFNKKFAGLGTRRK, encoded by the coding sequence ATGAAGAGCGGTATCCACCCGGAATACCATGAGATCAACGTGATCATGACCGATGGCACGGAGTTCAAGACCCGTTCCTGCTATGGCCAGCCCGGCGAAACGCTGCGTCTGGATATTGATCCGAAATCCCACCCGGCCTGGACCGGCGTTCAGCGTATGCTCGATACCGGGGGACAGGTTGCGAAGTTCAACAAGAAATTTGCCGGTCTCGGCACGCGCCGCAAATAA
- a CDS encoding YqaE/Pmp3 family membrane protein — translation MRLLIALILPWLTFFTIGRPISGLICLILQVTLIGWLPATIWAVYALSQFKTDQKIEQAFGRRP, via the coding sequence ATGCGTCTGCTGATTGCTCTGATTCTGCCTTGGTTGACCTTTTTTACCATTGGACGGCCCATTTCCGGCCTGATCTGCCTGATCCTTCAGGTCACCTTGATTGGTTGGTTGCCTGCTACGATTTGGGCCGTCTATGCGCTCAGCCAGTTCAAGACCGATCAGAAAATCGAACAGGCTTTTGGCCGCCGGCCATAA
- a CDS encoding DUF1013 domain-containing protein: protein MTLPLMPKATAVWLIEKTGLTFTQIAEFCGMHPLEVQAIADGEVAQGIVGYDPIANGQLTAADIKACEADTNRHLKLAPSAITLQKRSKGARYTPVAKRNDRPDAIIFLLRNYPQLSDVQIGKLVGTTKDTIQKIRDRTHWNSANIKPRDPVILGLCSQTDLNAMVQQANERLMREGQEVPQPLQIEDEDNTPV from the coding sequence ATGACTCTGCCATTGATGCCGAAAGCCACCGCGGTTTGGCTGATCGAAAAGACGGGTCTGACCTTTACGCAGATCGCCGAATTTTGTGGCATGCACCCTCTGGAAGTGCAGGCGATTGCCGATGGCGAGGTGGCGCAGGGGATTGTGGGATATGACCCCATCGCCAATGGCCAGCTGACAGCCGCAGACATCAAGGCGTGCGAGGCTGATACCAACCGCCACCTGAAACTGGCGCCATCCGCCATTACCTTGCAGAAGCGTTCAAAGGGTGCACGCTACACCCCCGTGGCAAAACGCAATGACCGCCCGGATGCGATCATTTTCCTGCTGCGCAACTATCCCCAGCTATCCGACGTGCAAATTGGCAAGCTGGTCGGCACCACCAAGGATACCATCCAGAAAATCCGTGACCGGACGCACTGGAACAGCGCCAATATCAAGCCGCGCGATCCGGTGATTCTGGGTCTGTGCAGCCAGACCGACCTGAATGCCATGGTTCAGCAAGCCAATGAGCGTCTGATGCGGGAAGGACAGGAAGTACCGCAGCCGCTTCAGATCGAAGATGAGGATAATACCCCGGTCTGA
- the pdxY gene encoding pyridoxal kinase PdxY, whose translation MNILSIQSWVCYGHVGNASAVFPLQLLGAEVWAVNTVQFSNHTGYGDWTGQVFGGDDIAALMKGIADRGVLPRCDAVLSGYMGSDAIGGAILDAVASVRAANPEALYCCDPVIGDTGRGIFVRPGLPELFRDRAVPTANILTPNQFELEWLTGHHCRTLADARAAVKVLAESMIRQGPRIILVTSLHVAETPSGSLDMLVYENGRFYLLRTPLLPVSINGAGDAIAALFLFHRLDTGDARQALEKAASSVYGLLKRTAEAGSMEILTVAARQEFLTPSTCFYAQIC comes from the coding sequence ATGAATATCCTGTCGATCCAGTCCTGGGTTTGTTACGGCCATGTCGGGAATGCGAGTGCGGTTTTTCCGTTGCAATTGCTGGGGGCGGAGGTATGGGCGGTAAACACGGTCCAGTTCTCCAACCATACCGGATATGGCGACTGGACGGGACAGGTCTTTGGCGGCGACGATATTGCCGCCCTGATGAAGGGTATTGCTGATCGTGGTGTGTTGCCGCGTTGTGATGCTGTTCTGTCCGGCTATATGGGGTCCGATGCGATTGGAGGTGCCATTCTGGATGCGGTTGCATCTGTCCGTGCGGCCAATCCGGAGGCTCTTTACTGCTGTGATCCTGTGATCGGCGATACGGGGCGGGGTATTTTCGTCCGCCCCGGTCTGCCGGAGCTGTTTCGGGACAGGGCTGTTCCGACGGCCAATATTCTTACTCCCAACCAGTTCGAGCTGGAATGGCTGACCGGCCACCACTGCCGCACGCTGGCTGATGCACGTGCGGCAGTGAAGGTGCTGGCTGAGAGCATGATCCGGCAGGGGCCGCGCATCATATTGGTCACCAGCCTGCATGTGGCGGAAACACCCTCAGGATCGCTGGATATGCTGGTCTATGAAAATGGCCGGTTTTACCTGTTGCGCACCCCATTGCTGCCAGTCAGCATCAATGGGGCAGGAGATGCGATCGCGGCCCTGTTCCTGTTCCATCGTCTGGACACTGGGGATGCCCGGCAGGCTCTGGAGAAAGCCGCTTCTTCCGTTTATGGCCTGCTGAAACGGACGGCAGAGGCAGGGAGCATGGAAATCCTGACAGTGGCTGCCCGTCAGGAATTTCTGACGCCATCAACATGCTTTTATGCGCAGATATGCTGA
- a CDS encoding YdcH family protein: MLKDRDALLRQLHELRSEHRDLDTVISRLADQGALDQLQLQRLKKRKLLIKDEVSRLESNLIPDNIA; encoded by the coding sequence ATGCTGAAAGACCGTGACGCCCTGCTTCGACAGCTTCATGAACTGCGTAGTGAGCATCGCGACCTCGATACCGTCATCAGCCGTCTGGCCGATCAGGGCGCACTGGATCAGTTACAGCTTCAGCGGCTGAAAAAGCGTAAGCTGCTCATCAAGGACGAAGTAAGCCGTCTGGAAAGTAATCTTATCCCGGACAATATCGCCTGA
- a CDS encoding Spy/CpxP family protein refolding chaperone, with translation MTRRSRAAWGFLGMLSASPALVPQDSRADSAAPPQLAGQRVAPQPQSAAGHASTRAERQLQSLYKSLAITPAQQQPWDNFARVLKDNAAAIDQAYADAAKPEVGANALSRFQAYRQVQTVQTDNLRRLEPVFTALYQALSPAQQKTADRLFEQRTKAAMRYVSTHH, from the coding sequence ATGACTCGGCGCTCCCGCGCTGCCTGGGGGTTTCTGGGGATGTTGAGCGCCTCTCCGGCCCTTGTACCACAGGATTCCAGAGCAGACAGTGCTGCCCCGCCTCAGCTGGCCGGGCAGCGGGTAGCTCCACAGCCTCAATCTGCAGCAGGACATGCCTCTACCCGCGCAGAACGGCAACTGCAAAGTCTCTATAAGTCTCTTGCCATCACCCCAGCCCAGCAGCAACCGTGGGATAACTTTGCCCGCGTCCTGAAGGACAATGCCGCAGCAATCGATCAAGCCTATGCCGATGCCGCCAAACCAGAGGTCGGCGCGAATGCGCTGAGCCGCTTTCAGGCTTACAGACAGGTTCAAACAGTGCAGACAGATAATCTGCGGCGACTGGAACCAGTCTTTACGGCGCTGTATCAGGCGCTGTCTCCTGCCCAGCAGAAAACGGCTGACCGGCTGTTTGAACAGAGGACCAAAGCCGCCATGCGCTATGTCTCCACCCATCACTGA